From Roseburia hominis, the proteins below share one genomic window:
- a CDS encoding L-glutamate gamma-semialdehyde dehydrogenase, with translation MLKGFKNAAELDFTLEENKQKMEEAFRQLDAEKGSVYPLIIGGERIETEKKIASLSPATKEVLGYACSCSQELAEKAILAANEAFKKWSITPVEERIRCLRKLAALLDENRFIIDAWNVEESGKNWGEADGELCEQLDFINSYVMHMAELDKGLELVPTDEYTKCIYIPIGVGVAVPPWNFPLSLLGGMVAAAVVTGNAIVCKPSSDTPIVAYKFVELCEKAGIPAGVVNYIPGSGSEIGDYIVEHPLTRFINFTGSKAVGCRINEHAAKIADGQKWIKRVVAEMGGKNAIIVDSSANIKKAAQGIVNSAFTFQGQKCSACSRAIVMSDVYDELVDAVVECAKELHENQGSGRSNAPMGPVINQGAYNSITKYIEVARGEGNIVYGGTYSDAEGYYIAPTVVRDITRDARIANEEIFGPVLAVIKVESFDEALDIANQTEYGLTGSVYSANRENIMKAKVGFHVGNLYFNRKSTAAVVLQHPFGGFNMSGTDAKTGTSDYLTNFLNLKSITEDLSE, from the coding sequence GCTAAAAGGATTTAAGAACGCCGCAGAATTGGATTTCACATTGGAAGAGAATAAGCAGAAAATGGAAGAAGCCTTTCGTCAGCTAGACGCAGAGAAGGGATCCGTTTACCCACTGATCATCGGAGGAGAGAGAATCGAGACAGAGAAGAAGATCGCTTCTTTATCTCCGGCTACAAAGGAAGTGTTGGGATATGCATGCTCTTGCAGCCAGGAATTAGCGGAGAAAGCAATTTTGGCAGCAAACGAGGCATTTAAAAAGTGGAGCATTACTCCGGTTGAGGAGAGAATCCGCTGCCTGAGAAAGCTGGCTGCCCTGCTCGATGAGAATCGTTTCATCATCGACGCATGGAATGTAGAAGAAAGCGGAAAGAACTGGGGAGAAGCTGACGGAGAATTGTGCGAGCAGCTTGATTTCATCAATTCCTATGTGATGCATATGGCAGAACTGGATAAGGGACTGGAACTGGTGCCGACAGACGAATACACCAAGTGTATCTATATCCCGATTGGCGTTGGCGTGGCGGTTCCGCCGTGGAACTTCCCGCTGTCACTTTTAGGCGGTATGGTCGCAGCAGCAGTCGTAACAGGAAATGCGATCGTTTGTAAACCGTCATCTGACACGCCGATTGTTGCATATAAATTTGTAGAGCTTTGCGAGAAAGCAGGCATTCCGGCAGGCGTTGTAAACTATATTCCGGGTTCCGGTTCAGAAATCGGCGACTACATCGTAGAGCACCCGCTGACAAGATTTATCAACTTCACCGGATCTAAAGCAGTAGGCTGCCGTATTAATGAGCACGCAGCTAAGATTGCCGATGGTCAGAAATGGATCAAGAGAGTGGTAGCTGAGATGGGCGGAAAGAATGCGATCATCGTTGATTCTTCTGCAAATATCAAGAAAGCAGCACAGGGAATCGTAAATTCCGCATTTACCTTCCAGGGACAGAAATGCTCCGCATGCTCCAGAGCAATCGTTATGAGTGACGTGTATGACGAGCTTGTAGATGCAGTGGTAGAATGTGCAAAAGAGCTTCATGAGAATCAGGGGTCCGGTAGAAGCAATGCACCGATGGGACCGGTCATCAACCAGGGAGCATACAACAGCATCACTAAGTACATTGAGGTTGCACGCGGCGAAGGAAATATCGTTTATGGCGGTACATACAGCGACGCAGAAGGCTACTATATCGCACCTACCGTAGTTCGTGATATCACAAGAGATGCACGTATTGCCAACGAAGAAATCTTCGGACCGGTACTTGCAGTGATCAAAGTGGAGTCCTTCGATGAGGCTCTTGATATCGCAAACCAGACCGAATACGGCCTGACCGGTTCTGTTTACAGCGCAAACCGTGAAAATATCATGAAGGCTAAAGTAGGCTTCCATGTAGGGAATCTGTATTTCAACAGAAAATCAACAGCGGCTGTTGTCCTTCAGCACCCGTTCGGCGGCTTCAATATGTCCGGTACAGATGCCAAGACAGGAACAAGCGATTACCTGACCAACTTCCTGAACCTGAAGTCTATCACAGAGGATCTGTCAGAGTAA
- a CDS encoding DUF1349 domain-containing protein — protein sequence MKFDVTKLQWTREPENYRISPEKIEITTKPNTDLWQRTYYHFRNDNAPVLQMKTSDPFFSFIVKTEFASQHRFDQCGVVVYLDSENWIKGSIEYENDQFQHLGSVVTNHGYSDWATTEIDANIKSMWYRLSRREDDFRIECSEDGVTYRQIRICHLLEGNGEIAFGIYACSPEDSSFLATFTNMELTECKWPAHDGQAPDNNL from the coding sequence ATGAAATTCGATGTCACAAAATTGCAATGGACAAGAGAACCGGAAAACTACCGGATTTCCCCGGAGAAAATCGAGATTACCACAAAGCCGAATACGGATTTGTGGCAAAGAACCTATTACCATTTCCGCAATGACAATGCTCCCGTACTCCAGATGAAAACCAGCGATCCATTTTTTTCTTTTATTGTTAAAACGGAATTTGCCAGTCAACATCGTTTTGATCAGTGTGGTGTTGTCGTTTATCTGGACAGCGAAAACTGGATCAAAGGTTCTATCGAATATGAAAATGACCAATTCCAGCATCTTGGAAGCGTAGTAACTAATCACGGTTATTCTGACTGGGCCACAACGGAAATTGATGCCAATATAAAATCTATGTGGTATCGTTTGAGTCGGCGGGAAGATGATTTCCGCATCGAATGCTCGGAAGATGGTGTTACCTACCGTCAGATTCGGATCTGCCACCTATTAGAGGGAAATGGAGAAATTGCATTTGGTATCTATGCCTGCAGCCCGGAAGACTCCTCTTTTCTGGCCACTTTTACCAACATGGAACTCACTGAATGCAAATGGCCGGCACATGACGGTCAGGCTCCGGATAATAACTTGTAG
- a CDS encoding IS1634 family transposase, with protein MKLTVSKSKNSASFYVQKTIRKPDGRVTTVTVEKLGNLTEVTAKAGGKDPYVWAQEYVNELNRKEYDENKEILISYSPSKLLKKNEQKLFNCGYLFLQNIYYSLGLDKICRDISSRHSFAYDLNDVLSKLIYTRILYPSSKLSSNRQATKFIEQPTFELHDIYRTLSVLSEENDLIQAQLYKNSQKVCERRKDVLYYDCTNYFFEIEEADDLRRYGKSKQHQPLPIVGMGLFMDHDGIPLAFDIYPGNKNEQPTLKPLEQKVLRDYGLDQIIVCTDAGLSSKTNRKFNDRKINGVQLRSFITIQSIKQLPDYLKDFALDPDGWHLPGSDETFNLNEIDEAKNYKNIFYKDRWIKEDLSQRKIKKGAQPLEQHLVVSFSPKYKAYQRKIRNGQVERAQQLINDGKYKQRPKNQNDPHRFISREKATKDGEVCSEEIVYLNTDAIREEERYDGFYAVCTNLDDMSVEEIVRINKKRWEIEECFRVMKTEFRARPVYLQTEDHIRAHFITCFIALVIYRILEKELKEAYTCEEIIDTLKNMMMARPGEKLGYTPVYTRTDLTDRLHETAGFRTDYQIITDVNMRKIIRASKKKK; from the coding sequence ATGAAACTTACAGTAAGCAAATCGAAAAATTCTGCATCCTTTTATGTACAGAAAACAATCCGAAAACCAGATGGCCGTGTGACCACTGTCACAGTTGAAAAACTTGGCAACCTGACAGAAGTCACCGCAAAAGCCGGTGGTAAGGATCCCTATGTATGGGCACAGGAGTATGTCAATGAATTAAATCGCAAAGAGTATGATGAGAACAAAGAAATCCTTATCAGCTATTCTCCTTCAAAGCTCCTGAAGAAAAATGAACAGAAGCTTTTTAACTGCGGTTATCTCTTCCTGCAGAACATTTATTATAGTTTGGGGCTGGACAAAATATGCAGGGATATTTCCTCCCGTCATTCTTTTGCTTATGATTTGAATGATGTCCTTTCGAAGCTTATTTATACAAGAATTCTTTATCCATCTTCAAAACTGTCCTCCAACAGACAGGCCACGAAATTTATTGAGCAGCCCACATTCGAACTGCATGACATCTACAGGACCCTTTCTGTCCTTTCGGAAGAAAATGATCTTATACAGGCACAGCTTTATAAAAACAGCCAGAAGGTCTGCGAACGCAGGAAAGATGTCCTTTATTATGACTGTACGAATTACTTCTTTGAGATTGAAGAGGCAGATGATCTGCGCCGCTATGGAAAATCCAAACAGCACCAGCCCCTCCCTATCGTTGGTATGGGACTGTTCATGGATCACGACGGCATTCCGCTGGCCTTCGATATTTATCCCGGAAACAAAAATGAACAGCCCACTTTGAAACCACTGGAGCAAAAAGTACTCCGCGATTACGGACTTGACCAGATCATCGTCTGTACAGATGCAGGGCTTTCTTCCAAGACAAACCGGAAGTTCAATGACAGAAAGATTAATGGTGTACAGCTCCGTAGTTTTATTACCATACAATCCATAAAACAGCTGCCTGACTATCTCAAGGATTTTGCACTTGATCCAGACGGATGGCACCTGCCAGGTTCTGATGAAACCTTTAATCTCAACGAGATCGATGAAGCAAAGAATTATAAAAACATTTTTTATAAGGATCGCTGGATCAAAGAGGACCTCTCCCAACGGAAGATCAAAAAAGGAGCCCAGCCATTAGAACAACATCTGGTCGTTTCTTTTTCTCCAAAATATAAAGCTTATCAGAGGAAGATCCGGAACGGGCAGGTCGAGCGTGCACAGCAGCTTATTAATGATGGGAAGTATAAACAGCGTCCCAAGAACCAGAATGACCCGCACAGATTTATCTCCAGAGAGAAAGCAACCAAAGATGGAGAAGTCTGCTCAGAAGAGATCGTGTATCTTAATACAGATGCAATCCGGGAAGAAGAACGTTATGATGGTTTCTATGCTGTATGCACGAACCTGGATGATATGAGTGTAGAAGAGATCGTAAGAATCAACAAGAAGCGCTGGGAGATTGAAGAATGTTTCCGGGTCATGAAAACGGAATTCAGGGCCCGCCCCGTATACCTTCAGACAGAAGACCATATCCGTGCCCATTTCATCACTTGTTTTATAGCACTTGTTATCTACAGGATTCTGGAAAAGGAACTCAAAGAAGCCTATACATGTGAGGAAATCATAGATACTTTAAAGAACATGATGATGGCCCGCCCCGGTGAGAAACTGGGGTACACACCCGTTTATACAAGGACGGATCTGACGGACAGACTACACGAAACAGCCGGATTCCGTACCGATTATCAAATCATAACTGATGTAAATATGAGGAAAATAATACGAGCCTCAAAGAAGAAAAAGTAA
- a CDS encoding DUF2200 family protein has product MVKTLSRVLVAFFLFTGIIIYHKSNSASTICGIRVEEIKDPLMQKIRYLDKLIDVLAKGKPMDKILRV; this is encoded by the coding sequence ATGGTTAAAACCCTTTCAAGAGTATTGGTTGCATTTTTTCTGTTTACAGGTATAATTATATATCACAAGAGTAATAGTGCAAGTACAATATGTGGAATCCGCGTAGAAGAAATCAAAGACCCATTGATGCAGAAGATCAGATATTTGGATAAATTAATTGATGTGTTGGCTAAAGGGAAGCCAATGGATAAAATATTGCGAGTATAA
- a CDS encoding GNAT family N-acetyltransferase, with product MDYEIIRLIDRPEMKEQAAQWFHEKWGIPLEAYIESMEECLTKREPVPQWYIAMEGSRIIGGLGVIENDFHDRKDLAPNVCAVYTEEDKRCNGIAGALLNYVCADMKEKGIVTLYLITDHTSFYERYGWEFLCTVQGDDETDMSRMYIHRG from the coding sequence GTGGATTATGAAATAATACGGCTAATAGACAGGCCAGAAATGAAAGAACAGGCTGCACAATGGTTTCATGAAAAATGGGGGATTCCGTTGGAAGCATATATAGAAAGTATGGAAGAGTGTCTAACAAAAAGAGAACCAGTTCCCCAATGGTACATAGCAATGGAGGGAAGTAGAATTATTGGTGGCTTGGGGGTCATTGAAAACGATTTTCATGATAGAAAAGACCTTGCCCCCAATGTTTGTGCAGTTTATACGGAAGAAGACAAACGGTGTAATGGAATCGCTGGTGCTTTATTAAATTATGTATGTGCTGACATGAAAGAAAAAGGAATTGTTACCTTATATCTTATAACAGACCACACCTCTTTTTATGAGCGTTATGGATGGGAGTTTTTATGCACGGTACAGGGCGATGATGAAACTGATATGTCAAGAATGTATATTCACAGAGGTTGA
- a CDS encoding class I SAM-dependent methyltransferase: MNNIYDNKEFYDAYAQMSRSKDGLKAAGEWYQLQALFPPLEGKSVLDLGCGYGWHSKYAADEGALSVLGLDLSERMIGEARKRNSADNVTYKVCGVEEYEYPEASYDFVISNLVLHYIADLDPIFEKVFQTLRPGGIFLFNIEHPVFTAGVNEDWLYGEDGTPTVWPIDNYFYPGERQTLFLGQHVTKQHHTLTQILMGVIHTGFILEHIEEAKPSKEMMNMAGMKDEMRRPMMLLVRVRKQ; the protein is encoded by the coding sequence ATGAATAACATTTATGATAACAAAGAATTTTACGATGCTTATGCACAAATGTCACGGAGCAAAGATGGTTTGAAAGCGGCTGGAGAATGGTATCAACTTCAGGCCCTCTTTCCGCCTTTGGAAGGAAAATCTGTGCTTGACCTTGGTTGTGGCTATGGATGGCACAGCAAATATGCCGCCGACGAAGGGGCGCTATCCGTTTTGGGCTTGGATTTGAGTGAACGCATGATCGGAGAAGCCCGAAAGCGTAACTCTGCGGATAATGTTACTTATAAAGTATGCGGTGTGGAAGAATACGAGTATCCGGAGGCCAGCTATGATTTTGTGATTTCTAATCTGGTGTTGCATTACATCGCAGATTTAGATCCCATTTTTGAAAAAGTGTTCCAAACGCTGAGGCCGGGTGGTATTTTTTTGTTTAATATTGAGCACCCGGTCTTTACAGCCGGCGTCAATGAAGATTGGCTTTATGGTGAAGATGGTACACCCACGGTATGGCCTATAGATAACTATTTTTATCCGGGGGAACGGCAAACCTTGTTTCTGGGGCAGCATGTTACCAAACAACATCATACCTTAACACAAATATTGATGGGTGTGATCCATACCGGATTTATCCTTGAGCACATCGAGGAAGCAAAGCCTTCGAAAGAAATGATGAATATGGCTGGGATGAAAGATGAAATGCGAAGACCTATGATGCTATTGGTCAGGGTAAGGAAGCAGTAA
- a CDS encoding phage head-tail adapter protein, translated as MNKEWSELNKTMQAQIKKKDTYKMGIDTLLSLRSQLMQTLVSFKEELCREAFNSIPFINADGYHSKTIAYSIWHIFRIEDIVVHTVINEDEQVFFAGNYQERINSPIITTGNELIKQQIADFSKQLNLEELYSYIFEVRESTEKMLERLSYDELKRKIPEERKGYLESLNVVNDNEKAIWLIDYWCNKDIRGLIQMPFSRHWIMHTEACLRIKNKIHS; from the coding sequence ATGAATAAGGAATGGTCTGAACTTAATAAAACAATGCAGGCACAAATAAAAAAGAAAGATACTTATAAGATGGGTATTGATACTTTACTTAGTTTACGAAGTCAGTTAATGCAAACCTTAGTATCTTTCAAAGAGGAATTATGCAGAGAAGCTTTTAACTCAATCCCCTTCATAAACGCTGATGGTTATCATAGTAAGACGATTGCTTATTCTATTTGGCATATTTTTCGCATTGAAGATATAGTTGTGCATACAGTGATAAATGAAGATGAACAAGTTTTTTTTGCAGGCAATTATCAAGAGCGTATCAACTCACCCATCATTACAACAGGAAATGAACTCATTAAACAGCAGATTGCAGACTTTTCAAAACAGCTTAATCTGGAAGAATTATATTCATATATTTTTGAAGTACGTGAAAGCACTGAGAAAATGCTTGAACGGTTATCTTATGACGAATTAAAAAGAAAAATACCAGAAGAAAGAAAAGGATACTTAGAATCGTTGAATGTAGTAAACGACAATGAAAAAGCAATTTGGCTGATTGATTATTGGTGTAATAAAGATATTCGTGGACTAATTCAAATGCCGTTTTCAAGACATTGGATTATGCACACAGAAGCCTGTCTGCGTATAAAGAACAAGATACATTCATAA
- a CDS encoding CD3324 family protein, producing MSYVNADDVLPEHLVKEIQRYIDGQLIYISRKDENSKSWGEKSGIRDKMAERNREIVELYYSGETVANLCDLFFLSEKRIRGIIRKYETSTQEENGGFKDE from the coding sequence ATGAGCTATGTAAATGCAGATGATGTTTTGCCAGAACATTTGGTAAAGGAAATTCAAAGATATATTGATGGACAGCTTATCTACATTTCAAGAAAAGACGAAAATTCAAAGTCTTGGGGAGAAAAAAGCGGTATCAGAGATAAAATGGCAGAACGTAATCGTGAAATAGTTGAACTTTACTATTCGGGTGAAACTGTTGCTAATTTGTGCGATTTATTTTTCCTTTCGGAAAAAAGAATCCGAGGGATAATACGCAAATATGAAACCTCAACGCAGGAAGAGAACGGAGGATTCAAAGATGAATAG
- a CDS encoding RNHCP domain-containing protein yields the protein MNRENKRKLYEKGYYKTHPCNETFVCKNCGRIVVPEGAGSDHRNHCPNCLYSLHVDNKPGDRESDCGGHMEPVSVWVRKNGEWAIIHRCKMCGALSSNRVAADDNPMKLISIAMRPIGHPPFPIERIEEMTRMMGGEGSL from the coding sequence ATGAATAGAGAAAATAAGCGTAAATTGTACGAAAAAGGCTATTATAAAACGCATCCATGTAATGAGACCTTTGTCTGTAAGAATTGTGGCAGGATTGTTGTACCGGAAGGAGCAGGAAGCGATCATAGGAATCATTGCCCAAACTGTCTGTACAGTCTGCATGTAGACAATAAGCCAGGCGATAGGGAATCAGATTGTGGCGGACACATGGAACCTGTGTCTGTGTGGGTACGAAAAAATGGTGAGTGGGCGATTATTCATAGATGCAAAATGTGTGGAGCATTAAGTTCCAATCGAGTTGCAGCTGATGATAATCCTATGAAATTGATTTCCATTGCAATGAGACCTATAGGACATCCGCCTTTCCCAATCGAAAGAATTGAGGAAATGACGAGAATGATGGGTGGGGAAGGTAGTCTGTAA
- a CDS encoding GNAT family N-acetyltransferase, translating to MIIETERLILRPFTEDDAEDVYEYLKEPTVNCFACMKLNSLNEAKEEMKKRVCETEYYFAITLKDSGKVIGEIDAYPETGQPHADENSIRDTFSPCWMLNVDYQGKGYAFEAAHAFFDYLFSKKGARRIYAYVEDYNLSSQHLCEKLGMRQEGLFMEFVSFVDNPDGTPHYENTCQYAVLKKEWH from the coding sequence ATGATAATTGAAACTGAAAGATTGATTTTGCGTCCCTTTACAGAGGATGATGCAGAAGATGTATATGAGTATCTTAAAGAGCCCACAGTTAATTGTTTTGCTTGCATGAAACTAAACTCGCTTAATGAAGCAAAAGAAGAGATGAAAAAACGTGTATGTGAAACAGAGTATTATTTTGCAATTACTCTTAAAGATTCGGGTAAAGTGATTGGTGAGATAGATGCATATCCAGAAACAGGACAACCACACGCTGATGAAAATTCAATCCGTGATACATTTAGTCCATGTTGGATGCTGAATGTTGACTATCAAGGAAAAGGCTATGCCTTTGAAGCAGCACATGCTTTTTTTGATTATTTGTTCAGCAAGAAAGGTGCAAGGCGTATTTATGCATATGTTGAAGATTATAACCTGTCTAGTCAACATCTGTGTGAAAAACTTGGTATGCGCCAAGAGGGCTTGTTTATGGAATTTGTATCATTTGTGGATAACCCAGATGGAACTCCGCACTATGAAAATACTTGTCAGTATGCTGTTTTAAAAAAAGAATGGCATTGA
- a CDS encoding Type 1 glutamine amidotransferase-like domain-containing protein, whose protein sequence is MRTLFLSSSGLNEKTTKFFWECIGKEPQNTKVIFVPSAAIGNDGAREGIIVCLERLMSMGIPISNIFIYDLALLLSDGYKRTYSSYVDDIPTQIRLMNVEELSQYDMIVFCGGNASVLLGEVNRTGFSKPLKQAIENGLVYLGISAGSMIAAGNFADGLGYLTNPLIPHAEIGNPCGEISNNDSIELSDGQIVLIQGERQEIIC, encoded by the coding sequence ATGAGAACACTTTTTTTAAGTTCAAGTGGTTTGAATGAAAAGACTACTAAGTTTTTTTGGGAATGTATCGGCAAAGAACCCCAAAATACAAAAGTGATTTTTGTTCCATCTGCTGCAATTGGAAATGATGGCGCAAGAGAAGGCATTATCGTATGCTTGGAGCGACTTATGAGTATGGGGATACCTATAAGTAATATCTTTATATATGATTTAGCACTTCTGCTCTCCGACGGATACAAAAGGACGTATTCAAGTTATGTTGATGACATACCCACACAGATTCGTTTAATGAATGTTGAAGAACTTTCTCAGTATGACATGATTGTTTTTTGCGGTGGAAATGCCTCAGTACTTCTGGGTGAAGTAAACAGAACAGGGTTTTCAAAACCTTTAAAACAAGCAATAGAGAATGGGTTGGTATATCTGGGGATTAGTGCAGGAAGTATGATTGCCGCAGGAAATTTTGCTGATGGATTAGGCTATTTAACAAATCCGCTGATACCGCACGCTGAAATAGGAAATCCTTGTGGGGAAATATCTAACAACGATTCGATAGAATTGTCTGATGGTCAAATTGTATTGATTCAGGGAGAGCGTCAGGAAATTATTTGCTAA
- a CDS encoding IS91 family transposase translates to MSENCTIQDVFNRFYSDYEKTHELSAAQRKAAYHIMNCKTGAFGVNVSVCEDCGCISVHYNSCRDRCCPMCQEFPKEKWVDARREDILDAPYFHVVFTVPEELNPVIYSNQKSLYNALYHAASDTLSELARDKKYLGADIGYICILHTWGSAMNFHPHIHTIVLGGGLDAKNHWKDNGEDFFLPVKVISRVFRGKYLAGLKQLWTDGKLEFHGTAEPYKNHYAFMELLDTCYAKEWIPYCKKPFRGAESVIKYLGKYTHRIAISNYRIKGMTDSTVTFTVKDYKNQGQWKELTLPGEEFIRRFLMHVPPKRFVRIRHYGLLSSRNKNKKIILCRNLLGCKKYISRLKDLDAPAIIKLLYNKDVCKCSSCGGNIIPLPSGRYYTRPEPHLLC, encoded by the coding sequence CTGTCTGCGGCACAGCGAAAAGCAGCTTATCACATCATGAATTGCAAAACCGGTGCATTTGGTGTTAATGTAAGTGTTTGCGAGGACTGCGGCTGTATCTCCGTCCATTATAATTCCTGCAGGGACAGGTGTTGTCCCATGTGTCAGGAGTTTCCGAAGGAAAAGTGGGTAGATGCCCGCAGGGAGGATATACTGGACGCCCCATACTTTCATGTGGTTTTCACTGTGCCTGAGGAATTAAATCCTGTCATTTACAGCAACCAGAAGTCACTCTATAATGCCTTGTATCATGCAGCTTCAGATACTTTAAGCGAACTTGCCAGAGATAAAAAATACCTTGGGGCAGACATCGGTTATATCTGTATTCTCCACACTTGGGGAAGTGCGATGAATTTCCATCCCCATATCCACACCATCGTGTTAGGCGGAGGGCTGGATGCCAAGAACCACTGGAAAGATAACGGTGAGGATTTTTTTCTCCCTGTCAAAGTCATTTCCAGGGTTTTTCGGGGCAAGTATCTTGCCGGGCTAAAACAGCTATGGACGGATGGAAAGCTGGAGTTCCATGGAACAGCGGAACCTTACAAAAATCATTATGCCTTCATGGAACTTTTGGACACCTGCTATGCCAAAGAATGGATTCCTTATTGCAAGAAGCCATTCCGTGGTGCGGAGTCTGTTATCAAATATCTTGGCAAATATACTCACAGGATTGCCATAAGCAACTACCGAATAAAGGGTATGACGGATTCCACGGTTACGTTTACTGTTAAGGATTACAAAAATCAAGGCCAGTGGAAGGAGCTTACACTTCCTGGGGAAGAATTCATCCGGAGATTTCTGATGCATGTTCCTCCAAAACGTTTTGTGCGGATTCGGCATTACGGCCTGCTTTCTTCTCGGAATAAAAACAAGAAGATTATACTATGCCGCAATCTGCTTGGCTGTAAGAAATACATTTCCAGACTTAAAGATCTTGATGCGCCCGCTATTATCAAACTGCTCTATAACAAGGATGTCTGCAAATGCTCATCCTGCGGTGGAAACATCATTCCTCTGCCGTCTGGCAGGTATTACACAAGGCCTGAGCCACACCTATTATGTTAA